The proteins below are encoded in one region of Borrelia parkeri:
- a CDS encoding plasmid maintenance protein gives MKTLQKDLGFLKKNNVIKTFIIRLGEYKGSKIKYMPKKNAYQILKQILNSTEELLEKTFNIIYKLSKQEKIKNKTEQKNRTKNSSVYNNINNNINNNINNKKKTRTERDEQQQTIEKILEKYMLHKGKQQKPTKI, from the coding sequence ATGAAAACATTACAAAAAGATTTGGGCTTCCTCAAAAAAAACAATGTAATAAAAACATTCATAATAAGACTTGGGGAATACAAAGGTTCAAAAATAAAGTATATGCCAAAAAAAAACGCATATCAAATATTAAAGCAAATACTCAATTCAACAGAAGAACTATTAGAAAAAACATTCAATATTATATATAAACTAAGCAAACAGGAAAAAATCAAAAATAAAACAGAGCAAAAAAATAGAACAAAAAATAGCAGTGTATATAATAATATAAATAATAATATAAATAATAATATAAATAATAAGAAAAAAACGAGAACAGAAAGAGATGAACAGCAGCAAACAATAGAAAAGATATTAGAAAAATACATGTTACACAAGGGTAAACAACAAAAACCGACCAAAATATAA